The genomic interval TATGACTTTCTTAGTATTTTCAGATTTATGTGTGCTCATTAACACTCTGTAATGATGGAAAAAATGGTTCCTGCCAAGAATTAAACAACAATACAGGGGGGAATGGAATagagataattttaattttcctgATATTTGTCTGTACATCATCTCCGCTTGGCTATGTTTTCACATTTGAGGTTTTTGGATTCATGCAAATACCCTAATTATTTCTGCCTTAAAGTGTACATAAATGCTATTTAGTCTCAAGAAATAGCTCTTGCAATGCAACACTGGCTTTTTTGTTTCTAGCTTCAAAGCTgtaattatttgattaaatctTTTGATTAGTTCAGGTCATAATTCTGTGTAACCTTAGAACATAATTCTCTACCGATGTTACCTAAACATTATTTTCACATTGTTTGACTTGTCTTTGGGATCCTCATTAATTTGAAAAGCATGGTGTGCCTAAAGCATTCTGGCTGCTGATTCATCATTTCTGTATGAAATTCAATGTATGCTAGATTTTCTTGTTCGTGATCAAAAGAGAAGAAGCTACAACccattgatttttttatacgGGAAAGGTTGATCTTCCATAATGTCTTCTCTTCAACTGTTGCAACTAACTCGGCGTGGCCAGAGTATTCTGGCTTCAAGAAGGTATTGAACTGTACTTTTATTTTGTGGTGATTCTTAATTTCATACCAAGCATTGAATCTGGCTTACTATTAGACTCAAATTGTTTGTTTTTTGacttaaatatcaattttatattttcatcaGCTATTCTGCTCATTATTCCTAGGTATGTTTTGAAGTTCATGTTTCACACCTGGTTGTATACTCTGCCTTGTCTACTATTGAATGAAGAAAGAAACTGATGCTAAAAGAACGTGTACACACTAAAAAGAGTAGTAATTCTCTGTTACAAAAACCTATATATAGATAAGAGAATTACAACTGTTATAAAGGAAAAAACAGAAAAGAGAAATATTTCTAACAACCTCCCACAAGTTCAAGGTGGGTGAAATACAGTTTGTAGATCAACCACTTCCAGCTTGGATCTAAGAAAAAGAAGTCTTGTAGGAGATGGAGGTTTAGTAAGAATGTCTACTACTAATCATGTCAGGAATATATTGAACAATCAGTTGCTTGGCAAGCATTCTTCTCAAACAAAGAAAATGAAGTGCCAAGTGCTTTGACTTGGCATGTAGAATGGGGATTACGAGAAATATTAACAAcaacaacactaagattgtCACAATAAACAACTGGAACACAATGAGGGATAACAAGTTCACTAAGTAACTTTTGAATCCAAAGAAGTGTAGTGGTGGAGGTTTAGTAAGAATGTCTGGCCAAAATGGAGTACATAAGCCCAACAATCATGATACCTGGGAATTTCGGCAGTACTGAGCAGTGATGCATGTTTCATCTAAAATTACGAAGATCGAATGATAGAATGATATAATGCTTATATATACCATTTCAAAATGCCCATGATGCAATCTTGAGACTTCTCGTGCTAATTTAGTTTAAGCTCTTAGAAATTGGTAATTTATAACATTGATCTGTAACAATAACGAAGGTAACATCCCATTTTGGTTTCCAATTCCCCCATATTCTACTCCTATAATAATTGCGTACTGTAACTGATTTTTTCTCTTAATCTTTATTCTCTTCTTTTAACTTCCCATTTGTCAAAACTGATTGTTGTAGTTAATAAATGTCGTTTGTAAAATAGATTCTCTATATTTTCCCAACAAGTAAAATAGACATGGAGTGCCTCCCTTCCTCCCTTTTTTTGCTGCGGAGTGCCATTAGGACCCATAAAACTTCCAAATCATCAGGTCTATTTGCATTGTGAAATGTAAACTTAGCAGACTTTATTGCAATGAGTATTGTCCAGGAAGGAGACAGGTCTGTCTTGGAAGAAGCATTTGTacaatttttcatatttgatCTGAAATTTTCTTCTCTATtacttcaattatttttaaaggcAATGGATGTTATGTTGGGTTGATTGATTTGCATAAAATGTTGCACTATTCTTCATGATTTTGACATTACCTTTATACATTTATTTGAGAAATGTTTGTTTTGCTTTGCTCATACCCTGTTTCCATGTATTAGCAATAGTATCTTGTACTCATAATACACCAAAATTTTGTTGCTGACTTGTACCACTGAAACCTATTGTTTAACTAATTTCCATCTACACTGTAACATTGCTGATGCTTTCTCCGCGGGGTTGATGACAGGAAAACTTTATTACTTGCATCTGGTATCTTAATTGCTGGCGGAACAGCTGCATATATGCAATCAAGGTCTAGAGTTAATAGACCTGATTTATTTGGACATTGCAATGGGCACAACAATGATAGAGAATTCACAGAGGAGGCTGGCCTTAATGCGTCAAACAATAAACAAAAGAAAGGGTTGAAGTCACTCCAACTCCTTGCTTCAATTCTACTATCTGACATGGGGAAATTAGGTGCAAGGGATCTCTTAGGTTTAGTTGCTATAGCGGTAAGTCTGTTTTATTCTGGATCATTATGCTTCATGCATGCCTTCAATTTTTAAATGAGGCATAATTTAATGTGtatgtatgtgtgtgtgtattCATCAAGTTTTTTTATGACATCTACTTAtgtttaaaattatgaaatctAGTCCTGATTTAGTGCTCACCACATGTAATATATACTCATTATACTGGTAAAAGAGATCAATAAAAACCAAATAGTTTGTTGATGTCATTTATTTGGGGGCCAAATGTGAAGGCTGTAATGCACACCTTGAATGGGCAGATATGGTTCAGATTCTCCTGCTGCAACTCAACATCAAGAGTGCTGTATGTAAATTATATACACTGGGTTGTCATATTAGATGCTCTGGGAACTTTGGCTGAAGATCTTTATGtcgttcttctttttcttttattggaTTTGGGGTGGAGTGTTCCATAAAAGTGTAGACTGTAGagtggaaaataaaaaaaaatatgatttgtaTATTGAAAGAAGATAGTACAGAATGGAAAGAGTTACAagttttcaaatataaaaatagccCTCCTTAAgagaagataaataaaaaaagtatcaactttatttttttcactgcattattttatatgtatggCATGTCAAAGTCCGTAGTTTCTCTACCTCTGATACACCCAGTGATAGCTGCATGGTCTAGAAGGAAAAACACAATACTTCTATAATAGGAAGGAGGTATCTTATTAGCATGAAGTTTTGATAAAACCATAGGTCTTAAGTTCTTATCTTAAATATGAGTATGGTTTGGCTTTATTACTGGGTATGGGTATATAATATACATGCTCTCTCAGACTGTGTAAGATTTCATTTTGCACTTGCTTACCTGTTGGAACACAGGCGCTTAGAATCTCAGTATTGAAGCCTGTGCTAGTAAATGAAATTTTGGAGAAAATTAaagatgaaatatttttatttgtttgtctAAACCATGAGAGACTGGTCCTCGTATACAGAAAAGTATATGGATATCCGAAACTATACGAAAATGAGATATATTGGGGTAACACCCTCTCTCCAAAGAAATAAATGACATAGAGTTTAAAATTAATGACTTTTAGAACTGCATGTATTTGCAGGTGTTGCGAACTGCTTTAAGCAACAGGCTAGCTAAAGTGCAAGGCTTCCTATTTCGTGCTGCTTTTCTTCGACGTGTACCGTTGTTTCTTCGGCTAATTTCAGAAAATATTCTTTTGTGTTTCCTTTTGTCAACCATTCATTCTACATCAAAGTATATAACAGGGACTTTGAGTTTACATTTCAGAAGAATATTGACAAAGCTTATCCATTCCCACTATTTTGAGGTATAAATTGTTAAATTCCATGTCAGCTGTGTCTATTTTAGATTCTCTGAGTTGAACTATTAATCATCTTATATATTCCTTGTCCCTACTGTCTTAAATATTTAGTTGTTGACTATTATCCTCTCTATGTTGTTTCTTTTATTTGCTCTTCTGTTTTACATGAATGACAAGTCTGTTTTCACATTCACTACTATATTTTCGAAATTTGCCTGACGATACCTTCTATTGTTTAAAGAATATGGATAATGGATCATAGTTGGTTATGGACTGTTCTTTTTGGGGGTAcatgaatttaaatttgtttaagaTATAAGtaaaacaaaaggaaaaaacTCAGATGGTCCTGCTGGCTATTTTTTGGATCTTGGCTGCTCCTGCCCTGAACCATTCTGAATGTTTTTCCATATCTTGTATTAAGTGGAAGTTACTTGAGAATGTTCTTTGACCAACTGTTTGCTTCTCAAAGTAGAATAACTAtacaaaagattttttttaaattcctaGTAGGCTGTGCTGACACTctcattcttttatattttatgagaAGATTATTCTCACAATTAGCTGAGTAAATCCTAAAAAATGCATTATAACACATGTTAGTTCTTGTGATGGCTTCATGTTTATCATTCGTTTTGCTTTCAGAACATGGTGTATTACAAAATATCACATGTTGATGGTCGGATAACTAACCCAGAACAAAGAATTGCCAGTGATGTGCCAAAGTTCTGTTCAGAGTTGAGTGAAATTGTACAGGATGATCTCACAGCAGTTACTGATGGACTTCTATACACTTGGCGTTTGTGTTCATATGCTAGCCCAAAATATGTCTTCTGGATATTGGTATCTCTTTAATTGAATTATTCTGTTTTACAATTTCTGATTAGCCACTTCTATTCATActttttgagtatttttttgtGTGTCTGGAAGCTGTATGATATTAGATCTGATATGCTTGCCTTCTCAATATACTGTTGTGGCTTTTTCAGGCATATGTACTCGGAGCTGGTGCTGCAATCAGAAATTTCTCTCCTTCATTCGGAAAACTTATGTCTAAAGAGCAGCAATTGGAAGGAGAGTATCGGCAGCTTCACTCACGATTAAGGACTCACTCAGAAAGCATAGCATTCTATGGTGGAGAGAGGAAAGAAGAAGCTCATATTCAACAGAAGTTTAAAGCCTTGGTTAGGCATGTGCATAATGTCCTACATGACCATTGGTGGTTTGGGATGATTCAGGACTTATTATTGAAGTACCTTGGTGCTACTTTTGCTGTTATTTTGATTATTGAACCTTTCTTTTCTGGTCATTTAAGGCCCGACAGCTCAACTTTAGGGCGTGCAGAGATGTTAAGCAATCTTAGATATCATACTAGTGTCataatttctttatttcagTCTCTAGGAACACTTTCTATCAGTGCAAGACGGCTCAATCGTCTCAGGTCTGTTAGATCTTTCATTTCAGTTGTTTTTAGAAGTTGATATGAGAGGCTTTTATTGCGTGCGTTATATACAATACTTTACCAGATCCATTTTGTCTAGATGTTCTGACCTATCTGTATGTATTACAGTGGATATGCTGATCGCATTTGTGAACTAATGGCTGTATCAAGGGACTTAAGTTTGGTGGATGAGAAATCTTCCATTCAAAGGAAGGCAAGTAGAAATTGCATAAGTGAAGCTAACTACATTGAATTTGATGGTGTCAAGGTAAGTCAAATCTGCTCAACAATCTATTGTCTTTGAATTCATATTTTCTTCTCGTGTTTTATTAGTGATGGTGCACCCAAATTCAGGTTGTGACCCCCACTGGTAATGTCTTGGTGGATGATCTGACTCTTAGGGTTGAATCAGGATCAAATCTTTTGATTACAGGTATCTGCACTGAACCATCTCTGTAAATATTGGCCTTTCTTTCTAGGGAGAGGCTACCAACATGTACATTCATTTGAACACATCCTCTAGTCTCTATTACTGGTTGAAGTTTAttaaaaatcacaaattttatTGTTGAATCAGGACCAAATCTTTTGATTACAGGTATCTGAACCCTCTCTTTAAATGATGCTACCACCATGTACATTTTTTTGAACAACTGGTTGAAGTTTATTAAAAATCACAATTTTTAGGGGGTCCTACTTTACTTTAATTAGTCTCTACTCTATCTCTATATTggaaattttcaataaattttgaCTAACAATGGAGTGTTTTAAAGTGTGTTGCCACTCCcctttctatttttattatttatctatttCTTTGTTGGAAGAGTCGTTGTTAAACTGTGATTTGTGATGGTTGATTGTTTGACATGTTATTAATGCTTCTTTGGCTGAAGGTCCAAATGGCAGTGGTAAAAGCTCTCTTTTCCGGGTTCTAGGTGGCCTTTGGCCATTGATATCTGGACATATTGTCAAACCTGGAATTGGCTCTGATCTTAATAAGGAGATTTTCTATGTTCCCCAAAGGCCATACACTGCTGTAGGAACACTTCGTGATCAGCTGATTTATCCTCTTACGGCAGATCAAGAGGTTAAACCACTCACAGATCGTGGGATGGTGGAGCTGTTGAAAAATGTAAAGTTCACAATCCCATGTTTTTCTCAATTTCACACAAATATGTAGCAGTTAATTGATGATTTTGTAGATGTTATTGTTTATGGAACTTACGTGTTTATGTACCCAAGGTTGACCTTGAATACCTGTTGGATCGTTACCCTCCTGAAAAGGAGGTAAACTGGGGTGAGGAACTTTCATTGGGTGAGCAACAGAGATTGGGCATGGCAAGACTTTTCTACCATAAGCCTACATTTGCAATTCTAGATGAGTGCACAAGTGCTGTGACTACTGATATGGAAGAACGGTTTTGTGCTAAAGTTAGGGCAATGGGAACATCATGCATTACCATATCACACCGTCCAGCATTGGTTGCATTTCATGATGTGGTTTTATCCTTAGATGGTGAAGGAGGATGGAGTGTACATCATAAAAGGTTGGAACTTTACTGTGCAGTTTATTATTGTTCTACTTTGGAGTTATGTTATTGTCTGAGATTAAGATTTAAACTCCAGGGAGGGCTCTCCTAAGGAAATGGAGATTGATACGATGAAGGGATCAGAAACAAAACGACAGAGTGATGCCAAAGCAGTACAACTTGCATTTTCCATGAGCAAAAAGGTTTAGatattttctgattttgttCTAGTTGCCTTCATTGTTCTTGTTTTACATACATTATTGTAAAGATTTCGACAACTTTTTCTCTAGGATTCTGCATTCTCAAGTCCAAAGTCACAGTCGTATTTTTCAGAGGTGATATCTTCATCTCCTTCTATGAATCATACAGTTTCACCTTCTGTTGTTCCCCAACTCCGTTGTAATACAAGGGTATTGCCATTGAGAGTAGCTGCCATGTGCAAAGTATTGGTGAGTACCTTCTGTAAATATGCTCTCATAAGGCGTTTGCTCCTTTGTGTGTGTAGTAGTGTGCTGTATATTTCAATACTTCCATCACTGTTATTTATTCTCAATGCCTCTCGTACTGTTTGGAAtgaagaattttaaaatttcaaggAATTTGAAATCCTAGAAATTTGAATTGCTTTGATTTAAACCTCCATCATTTTAAActgttttgtttggataaaaattaattcaaactTCTTACATTTCAAATTCTTAGTTTAGATAGGGTAATTTAGTTTCTACTAtatccaaaaaaataaatatatatgtaaaaattgaaactttaaaataaaacattaattagttttaaatttttaatgagAGAAAAGACAGATTTAATAAATGAGAAGAGTATCAATTTCAAAATCCTATCTTTTtgtcaaaatttgaaattttataatttttaagttaaaaaatactcataaatatcaagaatttcaatatttttaaattatcaattCAAACAACATGTTCTGAAAATTCTTCATCCAATCACAACATTAGAGTTTGTTTGTGAAACTTTCAGGTATTGTTATTTGGCTGTGGTAATTATAACCCCTAGCATTTGTATTGAcatttcttaaatcaatttaatgTACTTGAGTTACCCCTGCAACCGACAGTTATTTTATACTGGTCATTGATAGCAAAGTAGGTGTTAGGTTGGTTAACTTGTTGGCAATTTTGTTTTCAGGCTTTTTTTGGTTGGGAAACTAATGGTTATGATTTTCTCTTCAAATTTTTATACTgcttttctttttattgttttttaatctGAAAAGTAAAAAAACGTATAGCTTTAAAATGCGGCTGA from Phaseolus vulgaris cultivar G19833 chromosome 1, P. vulgaris v2.0, whole genome shotgun sequence carries:
- the LOC137815159 gene encoding ABC transporter D family member 1, producing MSSLQLLQLTRRGQSILASRRKTLLLASGILIAGGTAAYMQSRSRVNRPDLFGHCNGHNNDREFTEEAGLNASNNKQKKGLKSLQLLASILLSDMGKLGARDLLGLVAIAVLRTALSNRLAKVQGFLFRAAFLRRVPLFLRLISENILLCFLLSTIHSTSKYITGTLSLHFRRILTKLIHSHYFENMVYYKISHVDGRITNPEQRIASDVPKFCSELSEIVQDDLTAVTDGLLYTWRLCSYASPKYVFWILAYVLGAGAAIRNFSPSFGKLMSKEQQLEGEYRQLHSRLRTHSESIAFYGGERKEEAHIQQKFKALVRHVHNVLHDHWWFGMIQDLLLKYLGATFAVILIIEPFFSGHLRPDSSTLGRAEMLSNLRYHTSVIISLFQSLGTLSISARRLNRLSGYADRICELMAVSRDLSLVDEKSSIQRKASRNCISEANYIEFDGVKVVTPTGNVLVDDLTLRVESGSNLLITGPNGSGKSSLFRVLGGLWPLISGHIVKPGIGSDLNKEIFYVPQRPYTAVGTLRDQLIYPLTADQEVKPLTDRGMVELLKNVDLEYLLDRYPPEKEVNWGEELSLGEQQRLGMARLFYHKPTFAILDECTSAVTTDMEERFCAKVRAMGTSCITISHRPALVAFHDVVLSLDGEGGWSVHHKREGSPKEMEIDTMKGSETKRQSDAKAVQLAFSMSKKDSAFSSPKSQSYFSEVISSSPSMNHTVSPSVVPQLRCNTRVLPLRVAAMCKVLVPTILDKQGAQLLAVALLVVSRTWVSDRIASLNGTTVKFVLEQDKASFIRLIGLSVLQSAASAFIAPSIRHLTARLALGWRFRLTQHLLENYLRNNAFYKVFHMASKNIDADQRITQDLEKLTSDLSGLVTGLVKPSVDILWFTWRMKLLTGQRGVAILYAYMLLGLGFLRTVTPDFGDLISQEQQLEGIFRFMHERLCTHAESVAFFGGGAREKAMVESRFRELLSHSKYLLKKKWLFGILDDFITKQLPHNVTWLLSLLYAMEHKGDRASISTQGELAHALRFLASVVSQSFLAFGDILELNRKFVELSGGINRIFELEELLDAAQSDDSINSSITLPMRDYHAKDAISFSKVDIVTPSQKMLARELTWDIELDRSLLVTGPNGSGKSSIFRVLRGLWPIASGRLSRPSDDVDLEAGSGCGIFYVPQRPYTCLGTLRDQIIYPLSREEAELRALKMYGKGENHDSRKLLDKHLQVILENVRLNYLLERDNRGWDANLNWEDILSLGEQQRLGMARLFFHKPKFGILDECTNATSVDVEEHLYGLANKMGITVVTSSQRPALIPYHSMELRLIDGEGNWELRSIKQ